One part of the Arcanobacterium phocisimile genome encodes these proteins:
- the rplO gene encoding 50S ribosomal protein L15 has product MADVLKVHDLRPAPGAKKSRTRVGRGEGSKGKTAGRGTKGTKARYQVKAGFEGGQMPLHMRLPKLRGFKNPARVEYQVVNLDKLESLFPEGGTVTVDDLVAKGAVRANKLVKVLGTGEISVKVNVTVDAWSASAKEKIEAAGGSLEQR; this is encoded by the coding sequence ATGGCTGATGTTCTGAAGGTACATGACCTACGCCCGGCTCCTGGCGCCAAGAAGTCCCGCACCCGTGTGGGTCGTGGTGAAGGTTCCAAGGGTAAGACTGCTGGCCGTGGTACCAAGGGTACCAAGGCTCGCTACCAGGTTAAGGCTGGATTCGAGGGTGGCCAGATGCCATTGCATATGCGTCTGCCAAAGCTTCGTGGTTTCAAGAACCCGGCGCGCGTCGAATACCAAGTTGTTAATCTAGACAAGCTCGAGTCGCTCTTCCCAGAAGGCGGCACCGTTACCGTTGATGATCTCGTAGCGAAGGGCGCAGTTCGCGCTAACAAGCTTGTGAAGGTCCTCGGTACGGGCGAAATCTCAGTAAAAGTCAACGTCACTGTTGATGCTTGGTCTGCTTCCGCTAAGGAAAAGATCGAAGCTGCTGGTGGTTCGCTAGAACAGCGCTGA
- the rplQ gene encoding 50S ribosomal protein L17: MPRPAKGPRLGGSPANERLIIANLCKALIHNESIVTTEAKAKRVRPHIEKLITKAKKGDTHNRRLALKVLRSRETAYILFEELAPKFANREGGYTRIVKLPNRKGDNAPMAEISLVLEPVSPKQAVVKEAEKATEKAAATEAEVEETTVEATEAEETTDEN; the protein is encoded by the coding sequence ATGCCACGTCCCGCTAAGGGTCCACGCTTGGGTGGTAGCCCAGCTAACGAGCGTCTTATCATTGCAAATCTCTGCAAGGCGCTTATTCACAACGAGTCGATCGTGACAACTGAGGCTAAGGCTAAGCGCGTTCGCCCACACATCGAAAAGCTCATCACCAAGGCTAAGAAGGGCGATACGCACAACCGTCGTCTCGCACTGAAGGTTCTTCGCTCCCGCGAAACCGCTTACATCTTGTTCGAAGAGCTCGCACCTAAGTTCGCTAACCGTGAGGGTGGCTACACCCGTATCGTGAAGCTTCCAAACCGTAAGGGTGACAATGCTCCTATGGCTGAAATCTCGCTCGTTCTTGAGCCAGTTTCACCAAAGCAGGCTGTTGTGAAGGAAGCTGAGAAGGCTACTGAAAAGGCTGCAGCTACTGAAGCAGAGGTTGAAGAGACCACTGTTGAAGCTACCGAGGCTGAAGAGACCACCGACGAGAACTGA
- the rpmD gene encoding 50S ribosomal protein L30, translated as MMKLKITQTKGLVGTKQNQKDTVRSLGLHKIHQSVVREDTPVVRGMIRTVAHLVTVEEVA; from the coding sequence ATGATGAAACTCAAGATTACTCAGACAAAGGGTCTTGTAGGTACCAAGCAGAACCAAAAAGACACGGTTCGTTCACTTGGTCTGCACAAGATTCACCAGTCGGTCGTTCGTGAAGATACCCCGGTTGTGCGTGGTATGATCCGCACGGTTGCTCACCTAGTTACTGTGGAGGAGGTTGCCTGA
- a CDS encoding type Z 30S ribosomal protein S14 — protein MAKTSLKVKAARKPKFAVRAYTRCQRCGRPHSVYRKFGLCRICVREMAHRGELPGVKKSSW, from the coding sequence ATGGCAAAGACCTCACTCAAGGTAAAGGCTGCACGCAAGCCTAAGTTCGCTGTCCGCGCTTACACTCGTTGTCAGCGTTGCGGCCGCCCACACTCCGTTTACCGCAAGTTCGGCTTGTGCCGTATTTGCGTTCGCGAGATGGCCCACCGTGGTGAACTCCCCGGTGTCAAGAAGTCCAGCTGGTAA
- the map gene encoding type I methionyl aminopeptidase, with amino-acid sequence MGNSIQYKTNEQIIKMRQAGLVVAQIHAALRQAVKPGVTTEDMDQVALDVLRKNGSRSNFLGYYDFPKNICTSVNEEIVHGIPGPRVLQPGDLVSFDCGAIVDGWHADACISVVVPGGDAAIAQARQELSDITRESMWVGIAAMATGRRVGDIGNAIDDYVESLEGDVRPDIVLDFTGHGIGDSMHQEPEVLNYSIHGRTPKLKPGMVLCIEPMLTAGMQDNHTLADEWTVVTDDGKDACHWEHMVALHKNGIWVLTEPDGGASELARFGVTVSPLN; translated from the coding sequence GTGGGGAATTCAATCCAATACAAAACAAATGAACAGATCATCAAAATGCGCCAAGCGGGGCTCGTTGTTGCACAAATTCATGCTGCGTTGCGCCAGGCTGTTAAGCCTGGAGTGACAACTGAGGATATGGATCAGGTTGCGTTGGATGTACTGCGCAAAAATGGCTCACGATCGAACTTTCTCGGATATTATGATTTCCCGAAAAACATATGCACCTCAGTAAACGAGGAAATTGTGCATGGCATACCTGGGCCGCGCGTACTGCAGCCAGGAGATTTAGTTTCCTTTGATTGCGGTGCGATTGTTGATGGTTGGCATGCAGATGCGTGTATCAGCGTCGTTGTTCCTGGGGGAGACGCTGCGATCGCGCAGGCTCGTCAAGAATTGAGTGATATTACTCGTGAATCGATGTGGGTGGGCATTGCGGCGATGGCAACCGGGCGGCGCGTGGGCGATATCGGTAATGCGATCGATGATTACGTCGAAAGTCTTGAAGGGGACGTGCGGCCTGATATCGTTTTAGATTTTACCGGGCACGGAATTGGCGATTCGATGCATCAAGAACCCGAAGTTCTTAATTATTCTATTCATGGTAGGACTCCAAAACTCAAGCCGGGTATGGTTTTGTGTATTGAGCCAATGCTCACCGCCGGTATGCAAGATAACCATACGTTAGCCGATGAATGGACTGTGGTCACAGATGACGGCAAAGATGCCTGCCACTGGGAGCACATGGTTGCCTTGCATAAGAACGGTATTTGGGTTTTGACCGAACCTGACGGGGGTGCGAGTGAGCTGGCACGGTTTGGTGTAACTGTTTCGCCGCTGAACTGA
- a CDS encoding DNA-directed RNA polymerase subunit alpha, protein MIIEQRPTLTEEKLSDTRSRFTLNPLEPGFGYTLGNSLRRTLLSSIPGAAVTSIHIDGVLHEFSTIEGVKEDVAQIILNLKDLVVTSENDEPVQMYLRKAGPGQVTAEDITPPAGVEIHNPELLIATLNEKGKLEIDLTVERGRGYVSAQQNNSPDYEIGRIPVDSIYSPVVKVSYKVEATRVGQRTDFDKLIVDVETKPSMAPRDAFASAGKTLVELFGLSAELNEEVEGLELKEAPVVEQQSSDLQRPITILNLPARSQNCLQREGIHTIGELVLRSEADLLDIRNFGAKSIEDVKDELAKLDLRLKDSPAGFMSGFSEESYGMHFSDETQA, encoded by the coding sequence GTGATCATTGAACAGCGTCCTACGCTGACCGAAGAAAAGCTTTCGGATACCCGTTCGCGGTTCACGCTTAACCCACTCGAGCCTGGCTTTGGCTATACGCTCGGAAACTCGCTTCGTCGTACGCTGCTCTCATCCATTCCGGGTGCTGCAGTGACGTCGATTCACATCGATGGTGTGCTCCATGAGTTTTCTACCATTGAAGGTGTTAAGGAAGATGTTGCACAGATCATTTTGAATCTCAAAGATCTCGTTGTGACCTCGGAAAATGATGAGCCAGTTCAGATGTATCTGCGCAAGGCCGGACCTGGTCAGGTTACCGCAGAGGATATCACCCCACCTGCAGGTGTGGAGATCCACAACCCTGAGTTGCTTATCGCTACTTTGAACGAAAAGGGTAAGCTGGAGATTGATCTTACTGTTGAGCGCGGACGTGGCTACGTTTCCGCACAGCAGAACAACTCTCCAGATTACGAAATCGGCCGTATTCCGGTTGATTCGATCTACTCGCCTGTTGTGAAGGTTTCGTACAAGGTAGAAGCCACCCGTGTTGGACAGCGTACCGACTTTGACAAGCTTATTGTCGACGTTGAAACCAAGCCATCGATGGCGCCACGCGATGCATTTGCATCAGCCGGCAAGACTCTTGTTGAACTCTTCGGTCTTTCCGCTGAGCTCAACGAAGAAGTCGAAGGTCTTGAACTCAAGGAAGCGCCTGTTGTTGAGCAGCAGTCCTCTGATTTGCAGCGTCCAATCACCATTCTTAACCTTCCAGCCCGCTCGCAGAACTGCTTGCAGCGCGAAGGTATCCATACGATCGGTGAGCTTGTCCTTCGTTCCGAAGCTGACTTGCTCGATATCCGTAACTTCGGCGCGAAGTCGATTGAAGATGTCAAGGATGAGCTTGCAAAGCTTGACCTTCGCCTGAAGGATTCGCCTGCTGGTTTCATGTCCGGTTTCAGCGAAGAATCGTATGGAATGCACTTCAGTGACGAAACGCAGGCCTGA
- the rpsK gene encoding 30S ribosomal protein S11: MPPKTQRRPRRTVRKNVVNGQAHIKSTFNNTIVSITDTNGEVIAQTSSGMVGFKGSRKSTPYAAQLAAENAARRAMDAGMKKVDVFVKGPGSGRETAIRSLTASGLEVTSISDVTPQAHNGCRPPKRRRV; encoded by the coding sequence ATGCCACCTAAGACACAGCGCCGTCCGCGCCGTACAGTGCGCAAGAACGTAGTAAACGGACAGGCACACATTAAGTCAACATTTAACAACACCATTGTTTCCATTACGGATACTAACGGTGAAGTTATCGCACAGACCTCATCAGGTATGGTCGGTTTCAAAGGCTCGCGTAAGTCCACCCCATACGCAGCACAGCTTGCTGCGGAGAACGCTGCTCGCCGCGCAATGGACGCCGGCATGAAGAAGGTAGACGTTTTCGTGAAGGGTCCGGGCTCCGGTCGCGAAACTGCAATCCGTTCCTTGACTGCTTCCGGTCTTGAAGTAACCTCGATTTCCGATGTTACTCCTCAAGCACACAACGGTTGCCGTCCGCCCAAGCGCCGCCGCGTTTGA
- the rplE gene encoding 50S ribosomal protein L5, producing MNEEFAYANVNQIPGLTKIVVNMGVGDAARDSKVLEGAIADMTAITGQKPQINRARKSIAQFKLREGQAIGCNVTLRGDRMWEFLDRLLATALPRIRDFRGLSSKQFDGHGNYTFGLTEQSVFHEIDQDKIDRVRGMDITVVTTANTDDEGRALLRYLGFPFKED from the coding sequence ATGAACGAAGAATTCGCATACGCAAACGTCAATCAGATCCCAGGTCTGACCAAGATCGTCGTGAACATGGGTGTCGGTGACGCTGCCCGTGATTCGAAGGTTTTGGAAGGCGCTATCGCCGATATGACCGCGATCACCGGCCAGAAGCCACAAATCAACCGAGCTCGCAAGTCGATCGCTCAGTTCAAGCTACGCGAGGGTCAAGCAATTGGCTGTAACGTAACTTTGCGCGGCGACCGTATGTGGGAGTTCCTCGATCGCCTACTCGCAACTGCTTTGCCACGCATCCGCGATTTCCGCGGCCTGTCCTCAAAGCAGTTCGATGGCCATGGCAACTACACCTTCGGCTTGACCGAGCAATCCGTGTTCCACGAGATTGACCAGGACAAGATCGATCGCGTCCGTGGTATGGACATTACCGTTGTCACCACAGCTAATACCGACGACGAGGGACGTGCATTGTTGCGTTACCTTGGATTCCCGTTCAAGGAGGACTGA
- a CDS encoding adenylate kinase has protein sequence MSFRLILAGPPGAGKGTQATTVSERLGIPAISTGEIFRSEMASQSDVGLEAQRYISEGNLVPDSVTNEIVRRRLAQPDAAEGFLLDGYPRTLDQISALDEMLADDGLSIDAMLDIEISDEEIMGRLLKRAEIEGRADDTPEVIAHRISVYHEATEPILDAFRERGKLISINGLGTIGEVRERIVAAVNERLGLD, from the coding sequence ATGAGTTTCCGGTTGATTCTCGCCGGCCCTCCAGGTGCAGGCAAAGGCACTCAAGCAACCACAGTTTCTGAACGACTTGGCATTCCCGCTATTTCAACAGGTGAAATCTTCCGTTCAGAAATGGCAAGCCAGTCCGATGTCGGTCTCGAAGCACAACGTTACATCAGCGAAGGCAATCTGGTTCCAGACTCGGTGACCAACGAAATCGTTCGGCGGCGCCTAGCTCAACCAGATGCAGCTGAAGGCTTCTTACTTGATGGTTACCCCCGCACACTGGATCAGATTTCTGCACTCGATGAAATGCTCGCTGACGATGGTTTGAGCATCGATGCGATGCTTGACATCGAAATCTCAGATGAAGAAATCATGGGACGCTTACTCAAGCGTGCTGAAATCGAGGGACGTGCGGACGATACTCCTGAAGTTATCGCGCACCGCATTTCCGTCTATCATGAAGCTACCGAGCCAATTCTCGATGCCTTCCGGGAGCGGGGAAAGCTGATTTCCATCAATGGCCTCGGAACAATCGGTGAAGTCCGTGAACGAATCGTTGCAGCTGTTAATGAGCGATTAGGTCTTGACTAA
- the rplR gene encoding 50S ribosomal protein L18: MAVTPKGKGKFVSRTRRHIRLRKRISGTTERPRLVVTRSNRHMVAQIIDDTVGKTLVSASTLEADLRAASDSKVSKARVVGELVGKRAIEAGISTVVFDRGGNLYHGRVAAVADGAREAGLTL; the protein is encoded by the coding sequence ATGGCTGTTACTCCAAAAGGCAAGGGCAAGTTCGTATCACGTACTCGCCGTCATATCCGACTCCGCAAGCGCATTTCCGGTACAACCGAGCGTCCACGCTTGGTCGTTACCCGGTCAAATCGCCACATGGTTGCACAGATCATCGACGATACTGTAGGCAAGACACTCGTCTCTGCTTCCACTCTCGAAGCTGATTTGCGCGCCGCATCCGATTCCAAGGTCTCTAAGGCTCGCGTTGTTGGCGAACTCGTCGGCAAGCGTGCAATCGAAGCTGGTATTTCCACTGTTGTCTTTGACCGTGGTGGTAATCTTTACCATGGTCGCGTTGCTGCTGTCGCTGATGGCGCACGCGAAGCTGGCCTGACCCTGTAA
- the rplF gene encoding 50S ribosomal protein L6, whose translation MSRIGKLPIAIPAGVEVKLDGNVISVKGPKGELSHTIPAPISVEVEEGMITVRRPDDARVSRSLHGLTRTLIANNIVGVTDGFTKALEIVGTGYRVVAKGSDLEFSLGYSHTIFVEAPEGITFAVEAPTKFSISGINKQLVGETAARIRKLRKPEPYKGKGIRYAGEHVRRKAGKAGK comes from the coding sequence ATGTCTCGTATTGGTAAGCTCCCAATTGCTATCCCTGCAGGTGTAGAAGTCAAGCTTGATGGTAATGTTATTTCCGTTAAGGGCCCGAAGGGCGAACTTTCGCACACCATCCCGGCTCCGATCTCCGTTGAAGTTGAAGAGGGAATGATCACCGTTCGTCGTCCAGATGACGCACGCGTATCTCGCTCGCTCCACGGTCTCACACGTACACTGATCGCGAACAACATTGTTGGCGTAACTGATGGATTCACTAAGGCTCTTGAGATTGTTGGTACTGGTTACCGCGTCGTCGCCAAGGGTTCAGACCTAGAATTCTCTCTCGGATACTCCCACACAATTTTCGTTGAAGCTCCAGAAGGTATCACCTTCGCTGTTGAAGCTCCTACGAAGTTCTCGATTAGTGGCATCAATAAGCAACTAGTCGGTGAAACGGCTGCTCGCATCCGCAAGCTCCGTAAGCCTGAGCCATACAAGGGCAAGGGTATTCGCTACGCTGGTGAGCATGTTCGCCGCAAGGCCGGAAAGGCTGGTAAGTGA
- the secY gene encoding preprotein translocase subunit SecY: MLRALISAFRTPDLRAKLLFTVLIMVIYRLGTFIPAPFVSYENVTQCLDEAGSDGLLTLINMFSGGAMLKLAVFALGIMPYITASIIVQLMKVVIPRFEELSKEGQTGQAKLTEYTRYLTIFLAILQSSVTVSVANGALFRNCSVDPIPGPSAGKYIIAILAMTAGTGLIMWMAELITERGVGNGMSLLIFTGIAANFPAMLGNVSQSNYGWYGVVIVLAMFLAITVVVVFVEQSQRRIPVQYAKRVVGRRTYGGTSTYIPLKLNMANVIPVIFASSILSMPNMIAQFSNTQDGWAGWIRTYFAPHSFWYLVVYFFLILFFAFFYTSITFNPEEVADNMKRYGGFVPGIRAGQPTADYLRYVINRITWVGAFYLAIIALIPQIVFTQMGLTTFSFGGTSIIILVGVGLQTVKDIDAQLQQRHYEGFLR; this comes from the coding sequence TTGCTACGAGCACTGATATCTGCCTTCCGTACCCCTGATCTGCGAGCAAAGCTCCTGTTCACCGTACTTATCATGGTGATTTATCGTCTCGGTACGTTTATTCCAGCACCATTTGTATCTTATGAGAATGTCACTCAGTGTTTAGACGAAGCAGGTAGCGACGGTCTACTGACACTCATCAATATGTTCTCCGGTGGCGCAATGCTTAAACTCGCAGTATTCGCACTTGGGATCATGCCTTATATTACTGCATCGATTATTGTTCAGTTAATGAAGGTGGTCATTCCACGCTTTGAGGAGCTTTCAAAAGAAGGCCAGACCGGCCAAGCTAAGCTCACTGAGTACACTCGTTACCTCACGATCTTCCTGGCTATCCTACAATCATCCGTTACTGTTTCTGTAGCTAATGGTGCACTCTTCCGTAACTGTTCAGTGGATCCGATTCCGGGCCCATCGGCAGGAAAGTATATTATTGCGATTCTTGCCATGACAGCCGGAACAGGTCTTATCATGTGGATGGCAGAGCTTATTACCGAACGTGGTGTTGGAAACGGTATGTCTTTGCTTATCTTCACCGGTATCGCAGCCAACTTCCCTGCAATGCTCGGAAACGTCAGCCAATCCAACTACGGTTGGTACGGTGTTGTCATCGTGCTTGCAATGTTCCTCGCAATTACTGTTGTTGTCGTTTTCGTTGAGCAGTCGCAACGTCGTATTCCGGTCCAGTACGCAAAGCGTGTGGTCGGTCGCCGTACTTACGGTGGCACCTCTACTTATATTCCGCTGAAGCTCAACATGGCGAATGTTATCCCGGTCATCTTCGCATCATCGATTTTGTCGATGCCCAATATGATCGCTCAGTTCTCGAACACACAAGACGGCTGGGCCGGCTGGATTCGCACCTACTTCGCGCCACACTCATTCTGGTACTTGGTTGTCTACTTCTTCCTGATCTTATTCTTCGCCTTCTTCTACACCTCGATTACCTTCAATCCAGAAGAAGTCGCAGATAATATGAAGCGTTACGGTGGTTTTGTGCCGGGTATTCGAGCCGGACAGCCTACTGCTGATTACTTGCGCTACGTTATCAACCGTATTACTTGGGTTGGTGCATTCTACTTGGCGATCATCGCACTCATTCCGCAGATCGTCTTCACCCAAATGGGTCTAACGACGTTCAGTTTTGGTGGAACGTCGATTATCATTCTCGTTGGTGTTGGACTTCAGACAGTTAAAGATATTGACGCCCAGCTCCAGCAGCGACACTACGAAGGATTCCTACGATGA
- the rpsE gene encoding 30S ribosomal protein S5 yields MAAQQRGRATGSENDGARNERNNRRDDRRGDRRTDRRADDRNAYVERVVTINRVAKTVKGGRRMSFTALVVVGDGNGTVGVGYGKAKEVPAAIAKGTEEAKKNFFKVPRIGTTIPHLVQGRDAAGEVLLRPASAGTGVIAGGPVRAIMECAGIHDVLSKSLGSSNALNIVRGTIAALKQLEQPEAVAARRGLPLDDVAPKSMLLKRTEHEAKEREDAELEAQRAENEAAAAGVGA; encoded by the coding sequence ATGGCTGCACAGCAGCGAGGACGAGCCACTGGCTCGGAGAACGACGGCGCACGCAACGAGCGTAATAACCGTCGAGATGATCGTCGAGGCGATCGTCGCACCGATCGTCGCGCCGATGACCGCAATGCTTACGTAGAGCGCGTCGTGACGATTAACCGTGTTGCTAAGACCGTTAAGGGTGGTCGTCGCATGTCATTCACCGCACTTGTTGTGGTCGGAGACGGCAACGGCACCGTGGGTGTTGGCTACGGCAAAGCAAAGGAAGTACCAGCAGCAATCGCTAAGGGTACTGAGGAAGCTAAGAAGAACTTCTTCAAAGTTCCTCGTATCGGCACAACCATTCCACACTTAGTCCAAGGCCGCGACGCCGCAGGTGAAGTTTTGCTTCGCCCAGCGTCCGCAGGTACCGGTGTTATCGCCGGTGGCCCGGTCCGTGCGATTATGGAGTGCGCTGGTATCCACGATGTCCTATCGAAGTCCCTTGGTTCTTCGAACGCATTGAACATTGTCCGTGGCACCATTGCTGCTCTCAAGCAGCTTGAACAGCCTGAAGCAGTCGCGGCTCGCCGTGGCCTTCCTTTGGACGATGTTGCCCCTAAGTCCATGCTCCTTAAGCGTACCGAGCATGAAGCTAAGGAACGCGAAGATGCTGAACTCGAAGCACAGCGTGCTGAGAACGAGGCTGCAGCAGCAGGAGTTGGTGCATGA
- the infA gene encoding translation initiation factor IF-1 has protein sequence MAKKEGVIEIEGVVVEALPNAMFRVELDNGHVVLGHISGKMRQHYIKILPEDRVVVELTPYDLTRGRIVYRHK, from the coding sequence ATGGCGAAAAAAGAAGGCGTCATTGAAATTGAAGGTGTTGTCGTAGAAGCACTGCCAAATGCAATGTTTCGCGTTGAACTAGATAACGGGCACGTAGTGCTCGGACACATCTCAGGTAAGATGCGTCAGCACTACATCAAGATCCTTCCAGAGGACCGTGTCGTCGTAGAGCTTACGCCCTATGATCTGACACGTGGTCGTATCGTATACCGCCACAAGTAA
- the rpsH gene encoding 30S ribosomal protein S8, which translates to MSMTDPIADMLTRLRNANSAFHESVSMPYSKMKANIANILQREGYIADFTVEDAKVGKTLTLNLKFGPNRERSLAGLRRISKPGLRVYAKSTNLPQVLGGLGVAILSTSSGLLTDREAKDKGVGGEVLAYIW; encoded by the coding sequence ATGTCTATGACAGACCCAATTGCAGACATGCTCACGCGTCTGCGTAACGCCAACTCGGCGTTCCACGAGTCGGTTTCAATGCCGTACTCGAAGATGAAGGCGAATATCGCTAACATCCTTCAGCGTGAGGGTTACATCGCCGACTTCACCGTCGAAGATGCCAAGGTGGGCAAGACGCTCACACTCAATTTGAAGTTCGGTCCAAACCGTGAGCGATCACTTGCTGGTTTGCGCCGTATCTCTAAGCCGGGCCTTCGTGTTTACGCGAAGTCCACCAATCTTCCTCAGGTTCTTGGCGGCCTAGGCGTGGCTATCTTATCCACGTCCTCTGGTTTGCTTACTGACCGTGAGGCTAAGGACAAGGGCGTAGGTGGGGAAGTCCTCGCCTACATCTGGTAA
- a CDS encoding ROK family protein, protein MTAGSHKPLPNPNSTGNTLSLDFGGSSVKSVVLSAEGSPLSEYCIEEIRYPFSPDDMLAKIDEHAQSHRFPVFRVTVGMPGIVRDGVVIHTPHYIRPAGPGSPVDADLASQWNHCDMKSAIEDATSWPALVVNDALVAAAAVIEGAGSELVLTFGTGLGIAFAVNGRITEHIEISHAPSPLGGTFDDVVGAINDPATDVQEWSLQICAVVDALWPMYRWDRLYIGGGNSMQLSDTARESLTDHGATFLDYEAGARGGVRAWQFIP, encoded by the coding sequence ATGACTGCAGGATCCCATAAACCGTTGCCGAACCCCAACTCGACAGGCAACACTCTCAGCCTTGACTTCGGCGGATCGAGCGTGAAATCCGTTGTCCTATCTGCCGAAGGTAGTCCGCTGAGCGAGTATTGTATTGAAGAAATTCGTTATCCGTTCTCTCCCGACGATATGCTGGCGAAAATCGACGAACACGCGCAAAGTCATCGGTTCCCTGTTTTCCGAGTAACCGTTGGCATGCCTGGGATTGTGCGCGACGGCGTCGTTATTCATACCCCTCACTACATTCGCCCAGCTGGCCCCGGCAGCCCTGTCGATGCTGACCTTGCCAGCCAATGGAATCACTGCGACATGAAGTCAGCTATAGAAGACGCGACCTCGTGGCCAGCTCTCGTCGTGAACGATGCGCTCGTCGCAGCTGCGGCAGTAATTGAAGGCGCTGGAAGCGAACTTGTCCTGACTTTCGGTACTGGACTGGGGATTGCGTTTGCAGTCAACGGCCGGATCACCGAGCATATCGAAATATCGCACGCACCAAGCCCGCTAGGTGGCACTTTCGATGACGTCGTTGGTGCGATTAACGATCCTGCAACCGACGTTCAGGAGTGGTCACTGCAGATTTGTGCCGTGGTGGACGCATTATGGCCGATGTATCGGTGGGACCGTCTCTATATTGGCGGTGGAAATTCGATGCAACTTAGTGACACTGCACGTGAATCCTTAACTGATCACGGTGCAACATTTTTAGACTACGAAGCAGGAGCTCGCGGTGGCGTACGCGCTTGGCAGTTTATTCCCTGA
- the rpmJ gene encoding 50S ribosomal protein L36, translated as MKVKPSVKRICDNCKVIRRHGRVMVICDNPRHKQRQG; from the coding sequence ATGAAGGTCAAGCCAAGCGTTAAGCGCATTTGCGATAACTGCAAGGTTATCCGCCGGCACGGTCGTGTCATGGTTATCTGTGACAACCCACGCCACAAGCAGCGTCAGGGCTAA
- the rpsM gene encoding 30S ribosomal protein S13 yields the protein MARLSGVDLPREKRVEIALTYIFGIGHTRALESLAATGVNPDTRVKDLTEDDLVKLKNHIDENYKVEGDLRREIQADIRRKIEIGCYQGLRHRRGLPVHGQRTKTNARTRKGPKRTVAGKKK from the coding sequence ATGGCACGTCTATCTGGAGTGGATCTCCCTCGCGAGAAGCGAGTAGAGATTGCACTTACATACATTTTCGGCATTGGTCATACCCGCGCCCTGGAATCACTCGCTGCAACTGGCGTGAATCCAGATACCCGCGTGAAGGATTTGACTGAAGATGATCTCGTCAAGCTGAAGAACCACATCGACGAAAACTACAAGGTCGAAGGTGATCTCCGTCGTGAGATCCAGGCCGATATTCGCCGCAAGATTGAAATTGGTTGCTACCAGGGTCTACGCCACCGTCGTGGTCTCCCAGTTCACGGCCAGCGCACCAAGACGAACGCACGTACCCGTAAGGGTCCAAAGCGTACCGTTGCAGGTAAGAAGAAGTAA
- the rplX gene encoding 50S ribosomal protein L24: MAKIKKGDLVQVIAGRDKGMQGTVLSVIPAEDRVIVEGVARVKKHTKVGRSDRGVATGGIETVEAPIHISNVALVGPDKKPIRVGFREVEVERNGRKKIMRERIGRRGGKEIEL, encoded by the coding sequence ATGGCGAAGATCAAGAAGGGTGACCTAGTTCAGGTAATCGCTGGACGAGACAAGGGAATGCAGGGAACAGTTTTGTCTGTTATCCCAGCAGAAGACCGCGTCATCGTCGAAGGCGTTGCTCGAGTCAAGAAGCACACCAAGGTCGGTCGTTCCGATCGTGGCGTTGCTACTGGCGGTATTGAAACCGTTGAAGCTCCAATCCATATTTCAAACGTGGCCCTCGTAGGCCCAGATAAGAAGCCAATTCGCGTTGGTTTCCGTGAAGTAGAGGTTGAGCGCAACGGACGTAAGAAGATCATGCGTGAGCGCATTGGTCGTCGTGGTGGAAAGGAAATCGAACTGTGA